One genomic region from Carettochelys insculpta isolate YL-2023 chromosome 4, ASM3395843v1, whole genome shotgun sequence encodes:
- the CLRN2 gene encoding clarin-2 produces the protein MPNCFKKTMFALASALSFVSFLLIVVAMGTQKWMTAKILCKTGADLVNATDPELVKFIGDIYYGLFRGGKIRQCGLGGRRSKFTIFPHLVKKLNAGLHVMILIFLCVATSFALVSFGFCILNAIKVPYRAIKGPAGIYLWNLLAGSFAALAVASFVAAVKLHRLTERIANFQENVFQFVILEEQYESSIWLCVASATSHVVNLLLIAISRVRFPEFKTKTEEATVTPEDIMY, from the exons ATGCCCAACTGCTTTAAAAAGACCATGTTTGCCTTGGCTTCTGCGTTGAGTTTTGTGTCTTTTCTCTTGATTGTTGTTGCGATGGGGACCCAAAAGTGGATGACTGCCAAAATCCTTTGTAAAACAGGAGCTGATTTGGTGAATGCCACAGATCCAGAGCTAGTCAAGttcattggagatatttactACGGACTCTTTCGAGGAGGCAAAATACGACAGTGTGGTTTGGGTGGGCGTCGTTCCAAATTCACAA TCTTCCCTCATCTGGTGAAAAAGCTGAATGCAGGCCTTCATGTGATGATTTTAATCTTCCTTTGTGTGGCCACTTCctttgcactggtcagttttggATTCTGCATTCTCAATGCAATAAAAGTTCCATACCGAGCTATTAAAGGTCCTGCAGGTATATACCTGTGGAATTTACTTGCAG GGAGCTTTGCAGCACTGGCAGTCGCTAGCTTTGTAGCTGCTGTTAAACTTCATCGCCTCACAGAACGAATTGCCAATTTCCAGGAAAACGTCTTTCAGTTTGTAATTTTGGAGGAACAGTATGAAAGTTCTATTTGGCTTTGTGTGGCTAGTGCTACATCTCATGTGGTAAATTTGTTACTAATAGCCATAAGTAGAGTTCGCTTCCCTGAATTCAAGACTAAAACAGAAGAGGCCACTGTTACACCAGAAGATATCATGTACTGA